The following proteins are co-located in the Spirosoma montaniterrae genome:
- a CDS encoding DMT family transporter — protein sequence MKQLLPGVLFAALWASASAATKFGVLSVHPLILANVRFFIAGTGMLLVAYTLRRSADSWPTRIEFWRLTVFALLNTTIYLGAFVLALREVSAGIGSLSTATNPLFIALLSALWLRRVPRPNEIGGLLLGLAGVGVATYPLLQDAHATVGGLLILLIGMVSVSAATVYYARFDWRLPSLVINGWQVLIGGLLLLPFTLAFADFGMAQYDGRFWGAVFWLIVPVSVAALQLWFYLVRQDPVRASLWLFLCPIFGFLYSYVLLDEPITLFTFVGTGLVVGGLWLGRRT from the coding sequence ATGAAACAACTTCTCCCTGGTGTGCTCTTTGCGGCTTTATGGGCATCGGCGTCGGCGGCTACCAAGTTTGGCGTGCTGTCGGTGCATCCGCTCATTCTGGCAAATGTCAGATTTTTCATTGCCGGAACGGGTATGCTGCTGGTTGCGTATACGCTACGGCGGTCGGCAGATAGCTGGCCCACACGCATCGAATTTTGGCGGCTCACGGTCTTTGCCCTGTTAAACACTACCATTTATCTCGGTGCGTTTGTGTTGGCCCTGCGCGAAGTTTCGGCGGGTATCGGCAGCTTATCGACCGCTACAAACCCGCTGTTCATTGCCTTATTGTCGGCACTATGGCTGCGTCGGGTGCCGCGTCCGAACGAAATCGGTGGGCTGTTGCTGGGGCTGGCTGGTGTTGGGGTAGCCACCTATCCGCTCTTGCAGGATGCCCATGCTACGGTTGGGGGACTGCTGATTCTGCTGATTGGCATGGTGTCGGTATCAGCCGCAACCGTGTACTACGCCCGCTTCGACTGGCGGTTGCCGAGCCTCGTTATCAACGGCTGGCAGGTGCTGATTGGCGGCCTGTTACTGCTACCCTTTACGCTGGCGTTTGCTGATTTCGGCATGGCCCAATACGATGGTCGTTTTTGGGGAGCAGTGTTCTGGCTTATTGTTCCGGTGTCGGTGGCCGCGTTGCAGCTTTGGTTTTATCTTGTCCGCCAAGACCCTGTGCGGGCGTCGCTGTGGCTGTTTTTATGCCCAATTTTCGGATTTCTATACTCGTATGTATTACTCGATGAGCCAATTACGCTA